The Leptospira ellinghausenii genome contains the following window.
TGGAATTCCTACCATTGTAGGACTAAAGAATATCACCTCACACGTAGAAGATGATGATTATATTTTACTCGATGCCACAAAGGGAATCCTCAATCGTTCTCCAGCCATCGATGAAATCAAACTTGCAGGGATCAAAAGTGAAATAAAAAAAACGATTCCCATTCGAGAGATCAGCGACGGTCCGAAAGAACTCAAAACAAAAGATGGGAAAAAATTTACCTTACGTGCGAATATCGATTCGGAAGAAGAAGTAGACACTGCTTTTCTCCAAGGTGCCGACGGGATTGGACTTGTTCGGACAGAAATTTTATTCATCCGTTATATCGAATTCAAACCCACAGAAGAAGAACAATTTGCCGTATACAAACGAATTTTACTGAAGATGGTTGGTCGGCCAGTGACCTTTCGTGTTTGGGATATCGGAGCCGATAAAATGGAAAATGGATATGAAGAAGAAAATCCATTTCTCGGAAACAGAGGGATTCGTTACCTATTAAGACACCCTCATTTTTTTAAAGAACAACTTCGTGCCCTCCTTCGCGCGAGTGAATTTGGAACCATGAGGATCATGTTACCAATGATCACAACTCGTTCTGAAATTTTACAAACAAAAGTATTAATCAATGAATGTCTGGAAGAATTAAAAAACTTAGGACTTGTGATCACCAAAAAAATCCCACTGGGCATTATGGTCGAAACTCCTGCATGTGCCTTAAACTTACCCTTCTTAGGAAACCATGTAGATTTTTATAGTATCGGCACAAATGATTTATTACAATACTTACTGGCAGTGGAACGTAACAACCATTTGGTGGGAGATTTGTATAACCCATGGCAAGTTGTGTTTTTACTTTTACTGAAAAACATTGTCGATGTTGCCAATTCCCAAAAAAAACCAATTAGTATATGTGGTGAAATCGGAAGTGATCCAATGTTTACTGCTGTTCTCATTGGTTTAGGGATACGCGATTTGAGTTCGGCTCTCCCTCTCATGAAAGAAGTCGCAGAGAAAGTCACAGAAATTTCCACATGGAAAGCAAAATTACTAGCAGAACAAGTCATCACACTTGCTGGTGAAGAAAAGTTTGAAGAAATTGAAACCTTAGTATTAGAGACAAAAGGATAATCCAAAATCCATTTGTTCACTCATTTCGATTCCAATAATGGGAGGATGGAATTTTTTTTCCAAAGGTAAATTCCCAGAAGAATAAGAGAAGCAATCCAAGAGACAACCACAAAGAGTCCATAAAAATGCACCATACTACCCCATTCTTTTTGGTAACCAGAAAGAATACCCGCCGCATAATGACCAAAGGCTGTGCATAAAAACCAAGTGCCCATTAGAAATGAAGCAAACTTTGTTGGAGCCATTTTACTTACAAATGAAAGTCCAACTGGTGAAAGACAGAGTTCACTCATCGTATTCCAAAAATAGACAAATACTAAAAAGAAGAGGGAAACAGAAACTCCTGTTTCTGCTTGGTTTGCTGCGATGACCATTACCAAAAATCCAATGCCAAGCAAAAACAAACTGATCACAAACTTTAAAATTGGGTTTGGGTTTCGATTGGTTTTTGAGAGAGATGTCCAAAGGAGAGAAACTAAAGGTCCAAAAACCAAAATCATCAAGGGGTTTAATGATTGTAAGATGGAAGCTGGGATTTCAAATCCAAACATATTCCTATCTGTATGGCGTAAGGCAAATAAATTGAGTGAGGAACCCATTTGTTCAAATGCCATCCAGAAAAAAATACTAAAAAAAGAAAGAAGTCCAATCAGTGCAATTTTTGGCATCACATCATTCTGATAACGATTCAGTGAATTGGAACTTTCGTCCGTATACGTTTGATTTGGTGTTTTTGTTTTTTCCCAAATGGATTGTGGAAGGGATTTACTTCCAAAATAAAAAACCAAAATGCCGATTGCCATTCCAAGTCCAGCCGATAAAAAACCCAAATGCCAATCTACTTTTTCACCCAATGTACCGGAAATGATTGGTCCAAGTAAACCACCCACATTAATCCCCAAATAAAAGATGGTAAACCCACTGTCTCTTAAATTGGGCTTCTCTACATATAACCTTCCAAAAATTGTCGAGATATTCGGTTTAAAAAATCCATTCCCTAATGCGAGTAAACATAACCCTAAGTAAAAATAAGATAAACCAGAAATGGCCAAAGAAAGATGGCCAAGTAACATTAAAATGCTACCAAAATAAATTGCAAATCGATAACTCAAATAACGATCGGTGATATACCCTCCAATCACAGGGGTTAGATAAACAAAACTGGTGTAATACGCGTAAATCACACCCGCATCTTTATCTGAAAAACCCAAAGCATTTACAAGATACAAAACAAGTAATGCTCGCATCCCATAATAACTAAGCCTTTCCCACATTTCTGTGAGAAATAAACCGGTGATCCCTTTGGGATGTTCTTCTAGTTTGTTTTCGTTCGACTTTTCCAAATGGTTTCCTCTTGCCCTAATGAAAAATTGACAAACCTTGCTGCGACAAATAGATAATCTGACAAACGATTGATGTAAATTCTAAGATCGTTATGAATCTCTCCACCCGACTCAATGTAAACGAGTAAATCCCTTTCCAACCTACGGCAAATCGTTCGAGCCATATGTAAAGCACTTGAGAAAGGACTTCCCCCTGGCAAAATGAAAAATTTAATTTCGGGAAGGGTTTCCATCAAACGGTCAATTTCTTGTTCCAAAATACTCACATCCTGTGCATTAACGACTGTTCCATCCTTTGCTTCCTTAGGCACATAACCTGCAAGCTCCGAACCTATTTCAAAGAGAAAACTCTGGATATTTTGCAAATGTTCTAAAAAGGAAGTTTGTAGAGTTTCTTTTTTACCAAGGGAAAGTGCAAGACCAATGGTGCTATTCAATTCATCACAGGTACCATACAAATCCACTCGTCTGTCAGTCTTCGAAACTTTTTTCCCAGACGCTAAATACGTTTGTCCGCCGTCGCCAAATTTGGTGTAGATTTTCAAAATCTCAAGACCTCGTACCCTAAATTTTCTTTACAGACATAAGTTTTTTGGTATAGAATCATCTGGAAAGGAAAAATTCACGGGAGAACCAAGGGCAGGCAACCCCTTCTCTCCCCGAAGGAAAGGATTTCTGGAATCTGAATTTTTCTTTTCTCCGCCTGTAGGGAAACAAGCGGGTCATGGACACACAGGAGGGTGTGACAATGATTATCAATCACAACATCAGTGCACTCGTTGCAAAACGGGCACTCACAAACACCAGTCGTGACATGGACAAATCCATGGAACACCTAGCAACGGGTATGCGAATTAACAGACCAGGGGATGATTCCTTGGGTTTTTCCGTATCCGAAAAACTTAGATCCCAAATCCGTGCTTTAGGACAAGCAGAGCGAAATACCCAGGATGGTATGTCGTTTTTACAAGTTACGGAAGGATCTTTGGACCAAGTAAACTCTATCTTACAGAGGTTACGCGAGCTTTCAGTTCAATCAGCTAACGGGATCTATTCGAATGAAGACAGGAAACTTGTCCAATTGGAAGTCTCACAATTAGTGGAAGAAGTGGAAAGAATCGGAACATCTGCAGAGTTTAACAAAGTTAGGCCACTAGATGGTCGATTTTCTCGTGCTGGCAAAAACCCAATGACACTGCAAGTGGGTGCAAACGGATCAGAAAAGATAGAAGTGTTTATCAATACGATGACAAGTTCTTCTTTAAAACTGAAACAAGCTGGAAACAAGTTGACACTTTCAACTCCAAATAAAGCTACCGATTCACTCCAAGTATTGGATGATGCCATTTCTAAAGTGAATCGATTACGGTCGGACTTGGGTGCCTATTACAACCGATTGGATTTAACCTTAAAATCACTGAGTAATAACTACGTGAACATGGTTTCTTCCGAATCACAAATCAGAGATGCAGATATGGCAACAGAAATGGTAGAATACTCCAAAAACCAAATCCTAACCAAATCGGGTGTGGCCATGCTTGCCCAAGCAAATCTCAGACCAGAATCAGTAGTAAAACTCCTCACAGACAGATACTAAGGATTTTAAAGAGATGGAAATCCTCCTTGCAAACAGGGAGGATTTCTTTAAACTTTGTCCGAAACCTTCATCGAGAAGGTGAGCGAGGACAATCACTTTGAAACAAATCATTTCCGGAATCTTATCCCTATCATTACTTACCACAATTTCTTGTGGCCTTTCAGACAACACAAAACGTCTCATCCTAAGTACATCCATTGGATGTGGAGTTGGTCTTGCGTTAGGTGCTGTGTATGATGAGTCACAAAGAAAAAAAGACTCTAAAAACAAAAAGAACGATTTCCAAAGACAAGTGAAAGAATCTCTGGCAATGGAAAAAAAGAAACCTCA
Protein-coding sequences here:
- the ptsP gene encoding phosphoenolpyruvate--protein phosphotransferase yields the protein MEEKTTFKGISAYPGTVYGKVFRWKQSKRKREDRTDLSPEEIKEEIELLKKGLQKTEDDLADLVQKSKQNVELSEILESQIVFLNDPLFRARVFERIAQNNESAGLALETAVSSLYDEFQSIPDEFFRERADHILDIGKRIESNLYPEKGAEPTKIPDDVILIAKEITPSEMIQLGKSKLRGIATDFGGKTGHTAIIARNYGIPTIVGLKNITSHVEDDDYILLDATKGILNRSPAIDEIKLAGIKSEIKKTIPIREISDGPKELKTKDGKKFTLRANIDSEEEVDTAFLQGADGIGLVRTEILFIRYIEFKPTEEEQFAVYKRILLKMVGRPVTFRVWDIGADKMENGYEEENPFLGNRGIRYLLRHPHFFKEQLRALLRASEFGTMRIMLPMITTRSEILQTKVLINECLEELKNLGLVITKKIPLGIMVETPACALNLPFLGNHVDFYSIGTNDLLQYLLAVERNNHLVGDLYNPWQVVFLLLLKNIVDVANSQKKPISICGEIGSDPMFTAVLIGLGIRDLSSALPLMKEVAEKVTEISTWKAKLLAEQVITLAGEEKFEEIETLVLETKG
- a CDS encoding peptide MFS transporter; this encodes MEKSNENKLEEHPKGITGLFLTEMWERLSYYGMRALLVLYLVNALGFSDKDAGVIYAYYTSFVYLTPVIGGYITDRYLSYRFAIYFGSILMLLGHLSLAISGLSYFYLGLCLLALGNGFFKPNISTIFGRLYVEKPNLRDSGFTIFYLGINVGGLLGPIISGTLGEKVDWHLGFLSAGLGMAIGILVFYFGSKSLPQSIWEKTKTPNQTYTDESSNSLNRYQNDVMPKIALIGLLSFFSIFFWMAFEQMGSSLNLFALRHTDRNMFGFEIPASILQSLNPLMILVFGPLVSLLWTSLSKTNRNPNPILKFVISLFLLGIGFLVMVIAANQAETGVSVSLFFLVFVYFWNTMSELCLSPVGLSFVSKMAPTKFASFLMGTWFLCTAFGHYAAGILSGYQKEWGSMVHFYGLFVVVSWIASLILLGIYLWKKNSILPLLESK
- a CDS encoding cob(I)yrinic acid a,c-diamide adenosyltransferase — its product is MKIYTKFGDGGQTYLASGKKVSKTDRRVDLYGTCDELNSTIGLALSLGKKETLQTSFLEHLQNIQSFLFEIGSELAGYVPKEAKDGTVVNAQDVSILEQEIDRLMETLPEIKFFILPGGSPFSSALHMARTICRRLERDLLVYIESGGEIHNDLRIYINRLSDYLFVAARFVNFSLGQEETIWKSRTKTN
- a CDS encoding flagellin N-terminal helical domain-containing protein, which translates into the protein MIINHNISALVAKRALTNTSRDMDKSMEHLATGMRINRPGDDSLGFSVSEKLRSQIRALGQAERNTQDGMSFLQVTEGSLDQVNSILQRLRELSVQSANGIYSNEDRKLVQLEVSQLVEEVERIGTSAEFNKVRPLDGRFSRAGKNPMTLQVGANGSEKIEVFINTMTSSSLKLKQAGNKLTLSTPNKATDSLQVLDDAISKVNRLRSDLGAYYNRLDLTLKSLSNNYVNMVSSESQIRDADMATEMVEYSKNQILTKSGVAMLAQANLRPESVVKLLTDRY